Genomic window (Ananas comosus cultivar F153 linkage group 16, ASM154086v1, whole genome shotgun sequence):
CTAGTgcctgaaaaagaaaaaaaaaatcatcctgCAGTCATTTTGCAAAAATCTttgaataataatgaaaaatcCTGCAAATATCTttgaataataatgaaaaatcaGATATTGGAAAGTGAATAGATTATTTTAATCAAAGTAGAAAGACAGTAAAAAAACAAGCTGTAGGTATGATAGCAAGAGGTGTGCAACTTGAACTTTGAAGAAGGTTTTAGGAGTTGTGAAACAATCCTCTCTATGGAGAGCTGAGATTGACGGGAAAAAACCCATAAAAATTTGCAAATTCCACAGCTGAAGCCTCTCCAGACAGCTGTAACAGGTACCAACTCAAGAAAGGAGGgggagaaaaaaacaaaactctctctgAGTATTTTGTGTACCAGAAGTTGTATGGATTTCTTGATATCATTGTGTTACTCCTTTCCAGTTTATTTTCCTTAACTTCTGACCCCGTAAGCcattccaaaaatcacgagcaGTCATAACCTTCTTTCCTGGAAGCTGCAGCTCGAGGACCTAGTAGTTAATAGCGTCAGAATCACTgagtaaatcaaaaaaaaaaaaaaaaatctccagaaaataaattgaaaataaatacaaGTTAAAATGGAAAGAGCACCTCAAGCCATGACTCCCCAGCACATGGAATCAGCAATGCACTCCCAGAAAAGAGGATCTCATTTCCATCACTTGCTTTATTGCAAGCATTACTACACACCCCTGAGGTGATTATCTTAATCTCCAGCTCATTATGATAGCCAACATTATTCACGACTTCTACTCTTGCCCGAGTTCCAGGCCAACCTGCAAATGCTCGTACCTACATGATTTGGCTTGTAATTTTCTTTTGGAAATATGCTAACCAGCTTGAAATTTACCTTGTTATGTATCCGTTTAGCTTCTTCATCGAATGAGAGCCATGACTCCTCGGAGGTCAACTGAAATAATGAAGAGGGTTCTTTTAAATGAAACTTGGGcaaaattattagaaatatcCAACACTGAAACAGCATGGAactcgtaaaaaaaaattattttggccTAGTCAACATTTGCCAAGCTACAAGgtctttcattttattaaaaactttCTTTAACGGCCTCAGGTCAGGTTTTCTGTCCGCATAGAGTCTATGTGAAACTTTCAATCTATTAATGAGTCTGAAATAGTACCATAGCATCAAATGTCCAATAAAGGTCGGCATTTCAACTCTACCAAAGCCCAATTTCACGATTCATTTTCGAAAGCACCCAATTTTATACTTCGAAAGGTGCAAAAAGTCCAAACGCACTTTCCAACCTAACTCTGTTTATGCCATAAAATTGTGGCGGCAACCACCACCGGAGAGGCAGTGGCGGTTGCCACCACAATTTTATAGCACAAATGGAGGGAAGATTGAAAACGCTTTTggaaacttttgtttttttttcacctaCTAAAGTATAAAATTAAGTGCTTGCAGAAGCGCTATCTAACTAGGCCTAATACTGTCTGAAGATTAATCCTGCGGTGTCTTTTAaggtaaatatatttctaactgTGCCATACACTGTTATTAGAGTAGTATCTTTTATCAAACATGCAATACCTGAAAAGAAAGTGTCTAACACTGGCACCTAGGGTTTTCGGTTCTGCAAAAGGAACTTGGAAGGCATTGAATTTTGTCAATAAATTGACACACATAGAAAAGTATAATTGATAGGCATCAAAATGTGGACTATAGGCACGTCGGATCATCACTAGAGGTGAGCACTATTCAGTTTAAACCAAATTACCTGTCCAAACAGACAAGTTTGGTCGGTTCTGTTTTGGTTTTATAAGTAATCTGGTTCAGCTTGAgattgaaaaatgaaaactaGGAAAAGCAAATCAacctaatttgtaacaattttgAAGCATATTAGTGTTCCAACATTTTACGAAATATACAGTAGTATTagataataatcaaataattagaaAGTGTAACCATCATATCTTACGATTAAAGATTTTACGATAAACTAATCACATTTATATCTTCTTTTCAGTagttcaatttatatttatccaAAATTCTATGGGAAACGAATCAACTGAACCAAACAAACCAAACATTTTGGTTCggtcggttcggttcggttcggttcggttcactTTTTGAgggttttctttattttatatttcatagaGAGATCCATCATTCGCTAGCCAAACATTACTTTTTGTATTTCATAGAAAGATCCAATATTCACTAGACAACCAACAAATCCAAGTTTAAAAAGGTAAATATCGGCCTAGGATGTTTTAATCCCAGGGCATTATTGTTCTTATTGTAGGGTGTAATATTGTTTGATGAAGAGCTGTCTGAGTTTCACTGTTAGAACAAGGACTAAAATACTCCCAACAGCTTCTTTCTATGACAGAACCAGAAGAGCAGAACAGAAGCAAATGCATTGCTGCTCAAAATCTCATTTCTTCATGATGCAGAAGAAGCTccgaatttttcttctttcccaaATGATCTAAAGCTTACAAAGGTGAAGAAAAAGTAGACCCAAACAGATGATTTCGCATAAAAACAGTTAATGTCACAAGCTCAAATCTACCTACCCCTAATATTTTTGGCCTAAGCAACACCTAGCTGATCAAACTGATGTCAATGCATGGCACTGAAATTACATACGCACTGAATGCAGAACCTTACCATCTAAAAGGCTACCTaatacatttatttattaatgcatTAAATTGGAATAGAATTCTCTATCTGTGCAATGAAGAGAATTGGAGTAGAATTGCCTATCTATAAAAGAGTTCGCGACCACGTACACGTAAGAAAGAGGTCGGTCCCTAAGTTATTACTGGCCATACAAAACCATAAGACCgattctcttctctctcttctagaTATTTCTCTCCTTCCCGCATATTTCTCAGGTGATTCCTCTGCCACTTTCTCCGCCAATTTCTCCAACCATCTCCTATTTACTTCATTAGCTCTTCATCAACTACTGGACCTAAGAAGGACAGCTAGCAACAAAGAGTGATCAAATATGCACCAACTCTGTGTGCTGGCATAGGCGTCACTACACTGCAACCACGCATTAAGATCAGCAAGCTCAGTACCAACCATACCATAGATCAAGAACATTAGTTAGTCTATTGGAAAAACCTAAACACAAAATTCTCGGTTTGGATTAAggtcaaggatttaagtgcccatcagcATGGGTCGTATCTATCGTGATGTATCGTACCAACAAGATATCGTCACGATACAGTCTCCGTGCTGATGGCACAACTTAAAACTCTATATTCTTTAAAACtcatattctttaaattagccagtaattttctcaacaaaattcaaaagatttaataaagatacataataagcaattagagtATGTAGTTgctatagaaaataaatatttcatcacATTATGTGTCAGCATACACAAGTATCTTTTGTGACCTGCACGCATAGGCACCGTCTAGCATGCACCCAGCCATACCACGCCGGTTTACGGCACGATCCCgtgtcacggcacttaaatccttgattagGGTTTTACGAAGTTCCATAAGAATGATCCCCTAACATTGTGTAAGGCCCTATAAAGATGCATGGACATCTTATTCGACATATCTCTTTGATTTACCTAGGAAGTATGTCGTATTTACGAGATGAGTGTGACCAAATGTCTAGAATGAATGTCATATTCAGCCTTCAAGTGATCTTTTTCGGAAAAAGATAGATCATCCCGTAGGTGCAATATACGATCCTACCAAATCATGGATGCTAAGATCTTTTAAGAAgtgaaaaaaatcaaactaaatagtttaaaaacaCAAAAGGATGCTAAGATCttttaagaagcaaaaaaatcaaacttacagtttaaaaacacaaaaaaatgtTCATACCAAATAAGTAATATCATCGGATATCTTTTTCtaacatccaaacagggccttagttTCCGACCACTTCTGGTACTCATTATTATGAACAACTGAAATTAACAGATAAAATTTCAGCTTCTATTACGAcctaaaaaatcaattttttcaaTCAATCAGCCAATTTGAACTTTCCATTATGTTCTACAACTGCGAGCAACACATGACTTTCAAGTGAAGAAAAAGTATATACATTTTCAAGTCCCTAATAGCACCACAATGACTTATTTACATGCTGATCTAGAGTTATGCTAAAGTTCAAGTGGGAGTCACCAGAGTGCATTTCTTATGGTCAGGTCGCAGTACATACTTCAACTACAGTTCAGGTGGGATTCGGAATATTTTTCATTGTCAAGTGACGATGACGTTCTAATGACATTTATGAGAACCCAATGAGGTTTTGGGCTGGGTGGTCGACTAAAACAAATCGATTGTTCATCTAGGAAATTTCAACCTTTTGAACTTCATGGTGAGTGTTCTCCTACCAAAAATTAGGCCATTTCTAAACTTTAATCAATTAtactttataaattttgtgCAACGGAACATATGAACTATTACTAAAACCATGGGTAGCTGAAGTGCGAGAATCATTTAAGTGAACAACTTCCAAATAAGACATAAGATACCTTGGGTGCAAAAGTAGCTTTACTGTCATCTTGTGGTCGTGCTTTCAATTTTGCAGATCCATTGAGAATGGACGGAAGCTCATGAAGAAGAAGTTCAGCTCCTGCTGATCAAAGTCACAAGCAATTAGTGGCTGTTTGGTTCAAActgtgaaaaaaattttggtggaaaacaaattttcggaggaaaataaattttacgctctttagtgtttggtttgtagagaaaaaaagtagttttccgttacggttgtttggttgaaagggaaaaaaaaataaaaagttataagtagaaaactattatatatattttctcttcctatattttacatatattattaatatataataattatcatattacacatattagtattataatttatatttataaataaaatatatttaaaatatattatacaataattaagtatgtaatataatatataatagtatatatttaaacattcaatactataaaataaattactatatatttataaataaaataggggcaattgcttatatacccctgaaaagtttccgactttctaatttaccccctcttagaaggctaataataaaaataccctttttacgttccaactaTTTCACATaaacccctagagttaaattacgttaataaactgttagcaataactattatctatatgaaattactattgtgccctttcaaatatacccttcaacCATTATCgactttttcttatttgcccttaagttaggggtacaaaaaatattttgatttttggtcttttcaaatatacccttctaccatcaccaacatttcttatttgcctttatattaagggcaaaagaggcattttgattttttaactctagtagatatttagctcacgtttaacccaagttaacttaacgggtggtaactgcaggatattttggaataacggaggaacatatgagcagcatattggaaagaaaaaaaagtatgggtaaatgagatatttctgaagttttgagagtatatagacaattatctccaataaaatattatataatagtacatttttattaaaaatgaaGTActatctctcaatatatatatatatatatataaaagaaaagaagggggTAAGAGAGGTCTACCGTGGACCTCTCTCATGAGGTCCACGAGATGGAGGTCACCTAGTGGACCGCATGCTGCACATCCCCGCCTCCCCCAACGCTGCGTATTTTCGTAGCggaagttttcgttttccgctcatTTTGAGCAGAAACCTAAAACCTCTCATTTCTGTTgaatccataaaaaaaaaattttcgagaaaattttttttacgagCAACCAAACATCGGAATTCTGCTTTTCAACCGAAAAAATTTTTCGGGCAATTTTACAtggaaccaaacataccctttGCAAAAAGACGAAAGTAAATTTTTATGAGCAAAGTACTGTTTGATCTAGTTCACTTTTATTCTTGCTGATTACAAAGGCATATTTTATGAATTATGAGCACAATGTTATTTGATCTAGGTAATTTTCACCATTAGTAATTAGCAAGATTATAAAGGATCACGCTTTTTGGGTGACACCGAATAGTGGGTGACTAAGATTGTGCTATGGTACCTTTCAAAACACTTCGTTGATTTCGGAAGTGTTTCGGCGGACTTTCGGAACTTTTAGCAGTTCCGGGGCTATATGTTTAGTGTTTTGAAATCGACTTTGTGGATCTTGACTCGGTGGATCTTTCGTAGATCCAGTCGACGTCCCAGCGCACCTCGAGCATTAGACGCTGCGTGAttacaggtgggtgcttcgatccGGAGTCGGTACAGTGATGCTAGCTCGGTAATATTCTTCCCCTAACTCTTTCCCGTTGTTTTGCATATTATTGATACCACTAGACTTCTGGGGCGCGTTTGATTCGAAGTCagagtcggaatcgaaatcagaatcaaaataagctggaatcgaaatcggaatgactcattacctaattctatttggttcatcacctgaatcggaatcggaataaatcattcccattgtcggtgtttggttcaggtggatataaaaaacgtaatcaaattactATACTAACATTTtcttcataatattttaatttaaattcaaattaaaaattaaatattaaaaatttacatcaaaattttgaaataatgtcaaaattttgaatctatttttttaaaaaaaattaaactttgaagttgagtggataattcaaaataggaaactaaattttgatttattcaaattcaaacttaaaattataattcaaattttaatttgaatccataaatttaatttaagtttgaaataaaatttgaataaaactttatataaattaaaatttaatttaaattcaaattcataagttagattcaaaatacttgattaaattttaatttttaatttaagttcaaattaaaattcaccacattcgccttgccgggatgatactgaatactaatatcataatccttcagtaactccaaccaccggtgttacctcaggttcaactccctttgagtgaacaaatacttgagacttttatggttggtgaaaacctcgcagtgctcgccatacaagtaatgccgccacaacttcaaagcaaagaccaCTGCGGCTAGCTCAAAGTCATGTGTAagataattcttctcataatcctttaactgccttgaagcataagcaattaccctaccatgctgcatcagcacacaacccaacctactgtgcgatgcatcactgtagattaCAAATCCTTCCCCCTATCACAGGAAGGgaaaggataggagctgacatcaGCCTCTATCTCAACTCGTCGAAACTCATCTGACAGTCCTCACTCCAAACGAACCGAATCCCCTTCCGCATCAATCGGGTGAGGGGTGtagaaagcttcgcaaagccttccacaaaccgacggtaatattgtgaactcataatgccggTAACATGTAGTTACAATTTATACGTGCTTTCTAAACTTAATTCGCGCGATATAAATTACCAGTAGAACTCTACCCGTCTACCGTACTAATTGTTGTTATTAACAAGAGAGAGTATTCTTACCGGAGTTGAAGAGAATTGCAAGTAATTCCGTTGCCTACACAAACATAATATACCAAAATTGTTAGAAACTCATCACTAAAGGTAGCCATGCCACTAGCACAGGGTTTGCCACACTCCCAATGCCAATGTCAGCCTGGCCCTTTGTGCCAATGGCACACAACTACCACATTGGCAAGGATCACAGATTTCTTTTATCAATTTTTCATAGAAAACCCTTTGCTGCAGTGTTAATTTCTCTAATAATGGGTGTAAAAATGGTATAAGAGGCACTTCTCACATAGTAATAAATATACCGATAACTGTAAAGGTCATTTTAAACAAATTATAGAAGGACATATGAAGACAAAAATTAAAGCCATAATTGAGTAAAATTTTATCGAGAGAATTTAATATAGGTAAATTCTAAAATGATACAAAAATTTGGGGAAAAATCTTCAAGTCTCTTGCTTGCTCCAGACGTTAGTAGCTCTACAAGATCAATATATCTTAGGAAACCCCTTTTCTTAACCTTTTCACTTCAATAAAACTCAAACTGAATCCATGAAACTCAGAAACACCCATTTTTCAGATACCATATCAACTCAACAACGTGCCAGATGTTGAGACGGCCTCGACATGGTAGAACACTAGCAACATAAGGCCGCAAAGGCAATCCTTCCTCATCACCAATATTAGCATATGTATGTCGCTGGATAAGTCATTGAAGTATcgagaaaccaaatttcattattcctttacatcatttacccaCTGATCAAGTGGTGTTAGAATGACCAACCAAATTTGAAAACTCACAATGATACAAcactaaaatttgatataagaGATTTTAATCTTGCTCTAGATAGtagaaaaagattttctatcaaaatttcatctgatttggatatttctacatggttaaacttacaaacgccTCACATCGGCCAATTAAGTTGTAGATTGCAAGAGCTTtcaatcgctaggtaaatgacataaaaaatgacaaaatttgGTTGTCTGACGGTGTCGATGGTCGAATCGGATGTTTCATCAATGAAAACAAAGGCAACTAGAAGCATTTTGGCTCAACTCTCTCTGTACAGAGGGAAACCctctctatatagagagagacccTCTCTATATACCAAAGAGAAATAGAATAAGAATATTCCTAAAAGTAAACGGAATTGTTTACTTCTACAGCATTTCCAACGATGAGACATCATATCAACAATCAACCCTATTAAACGTGATTTAGGTTAtctgaactttataggaatcAAATTACGTGATTTATCGACATTAGCTGTCTAGCATAAGTGGttccaaaaattgaaaatttttaatggctAGTAGGTAAATTTAAGACCACTCAATCATCAGGTAAATggcgtaaaatcatgaaatttggcTTCTGTGAAATTCACATAGGCTAGATGATGTTTAACGATGCTGATTGTCAATTATAATGCCTCATCACTAGAAATGACGCAGAAGTAAACATCTCTATTTGCTTTCTAGAATTATTCTAGctttatatatacacacacaaaaCCTTTAAACAGGGTCGTTTACTTCGGCATCATTTCTGGCAATGGGGAATCCAAATTAATGATTGTCACCATTAAACACAATTTAGGCTATTTCAACTCCCTATGAATCGACTTTCAAGATTTcacgatatcatttacctagggATCAAGAATCTTAAATCAACTTTTAttagctgttaaaaattgtcaattttcatatCACTTGAATAGTAGACAAATGATGTctcgaaaatcacaaaattcaATTCATAGAAAGCTCAAATAGcgaatatcatatttaacgatgtcGACCATCAATTTGGATGACCCATAATCGAAACTTATTTGAGCTTTCTAGAAACTGAATTTCATCAGTTTTGAAATTATTCTAGTTCAACGCATGCATGTCTCCAAAATGAAAGATCAAAAACAAACAACCTTCTAAAAATGGAGAATAGGATTCCCAAATTTAAAACTAGCATTGTAGCACTTACAAAAGCAcagaattttcaaaaaaaaaaaaaaagtcaaaaatttgaTCTATTTGGTTTCTTCTACTCTGCTAAATGCGAAAATACCTCACATAGGCTTTTAAAAAAGTTCAAGTTCGAGATAACTTTATCACTAAGTAAATATAGTCGTAaatttgtgaaatttgattCGTACAAACTTCACACACTCTAGATCACTTTAATGATGTGGATAGTCAACTTGGCTGCCCTATCATTGAAAATGACTTGACGACAACCGAGAACACATactcttgagagagagagagagagagagagagagagagagagagagagagagagagaagtattACTATTATAAGTACACAAGCCTTCACACTTAAAaggtaattttcaaaaatggaGCTTCTGAGTAGACATTAGGATCACTAAACGTGCCTTACCATATATTTGGAAGTGCATAGGATCCGAATTTCAGACTATTGAAATTACTTTTGAGTGCATCAAATGGCCAATGAACATACTGTCAAAATTGAACAACCTTCTAAAAATAGAGGGTAGAACTCTTAAATATAAGATTACGAGTATTATCTCGATCTACATAGTATTTTCAACAATATATTCAACTAATTCAAATTGTTCTAGACGATGAAACAAAGGCCCTACAGaggccattaaaattgtaaattttaaaaccaaaaaTTAGATGTTGAAATATCATAAAACTTGGTCAATAGATAATTAAAGACTCCAATTACAACAAATGGTGTGGATTGTCATTAGGAAATGCCCTATCATCAAAACCAGCAAATTGAGCAACACGTGTAACATCTTTGAAACAACAAATCAGAGTAATGACTATAATGCAAAAAGAATActcttatttttgtttcatattAGTGGGCATACTATGGTTTTGGAAGCAATATGTCCTTCAGGCTTCTAAGTTTTTGAGCATCGGATCAACATTTGCACACACTAGCATAAAGATGCACACCAACTTGGCAGGTACCAAGATTCCCGCTCAACTGTGCTCCAAGATGTGCTCATGCTACTCTCcacatggatttgatgaatgaAAAATTAAGAAGCATCAAATCACCATCACTTTAGAAGCATGGTAGCCacattttatctttataagacCTCAATTTTTTTATGGTATTTATAGCTCCATGTTTTGGTGCTATAAACAATATCAAAACCCCTAATACACTATGAAAAGTGCAATTTCAACTGTC
Coding sequences:
- the LOC109722301 gene encoding uncharacterized protein LOC109722301 isoform X7, producing the protein MLQAIVTQPPAARDRGRKLMPSAVAQLALERGFPRELIFTPERAAEVAFLSNLSALNPELCITAAYGNILPQKFLDIPSCGTVNIHPSLLPQYRGAAPVQRALQDGVTETGVSLAYTVRALDAGPVIAYEKVKVDECIKATELLAILFNSAGAELLLHELPSILNGSAKLKARPQDDSKATFAPKLTSEESWLSFDEEAKRIHNKVRAFAGWPGTRARVEVVNNVGYHNELEIKIITSGVCSNACNKASDGNEILFSGSALLIPCAGESWLEVLELQLPGKKVMTARDFWNGLRGQKLRKINWKGVTQ